A genomic region of Haliotis asinina isolate JCU_RB_2024 chromosome 1, JCU_Hal_asi_v2, whole genome shotgun sequence contains the following coding sequences:
- the LOC137258326 gene encoding uncharacterized protein, protein TDLTMSDIHIMNEDLKSKTEKLDDKETLFRDLFLETVVKDDEHVRFYTELPSCAVLLGIFNILVSKCSVLNYWNGNAAACEITNTSRCRPGPSRKLTMYQEFSLTLVRLRQGFLQYFLADVFGISKSRVSQIFATWITFMSQTFDNVLKWPSKLQVKKYMPLSFKQLYPRTRAIIDCTVFFFQKPRSPSAQAATYRLERTVKRERILGTRKEQGDPENWTSQVASGWEF, encoded by the exons ACAGATCTGACAATGTCTGAcatccatatcatgaatgaggACCTTAAAAGTAAAACTGAAAAACTGGATGACAAAGAAACTCTATTTAGGGACTTGTTTTTGGAAACTGTTGTTAAAGATGATGAACATGTAAGGTTTTATACGGAATTACCATCTTGTGCTGTTTTATTGGGCATCTTCAACATACTTGTTTCTAAATGTTCAGTTTTGAACTACTGGAATGGCAATGCTGCTGCATGTGAAATAACAAATACTTCAAGATGTCGTCCAGGTCCAAGTAGAAAGTTGACAATGTATCAAGAATTTAGTCTCACTCTTGTTCGTCTGAGACAAGGATTTCTGCAGTATTTCTTAGCAGATGTGTTTGGAATATCAAAGTCACGTGTTAGTCAGATATTTGCAACATGGATTACTTTTATGTCTCAAACCTTTGATAATGTACTGAAATGGCCATCAAAACTACAGGTTAAGAAATATATGCCATTGTCTTTTAAGCAGTTATATCCCAGAACACGAGCCATAATTGACTGTACAGTGTTCTTTTTTCAAAAACCTAGATCACCTTCAGCCCAAGCAGCTACTTACA gattagaaAGAACtgtaaagagggaaaggattttgggcaccagaaaggagcagggagacccagaaaattggacgtCTCAggtcgcgtccggctgggaattttag